One region of Wyeomyia smithii strain HCP4-BCI-WySm-NY-G18 chromosome 3, ASM2978416v1, whole genome shotgun sequence genomic DNA includes:
- the LOC129731535 gene encoding CCR4-NOT transcription complex subunit 1 isoform X1 has translation MNQEPCSSALTQITYLVTNLNKKNFASSSRQLAQLVKDFGLEADRHLLRCLFSTIDFSGVATGDALVDHSRNSSSSSSSSSGTSSSINSSFQPHIRLLLRELLGLLTKPQLVGNICQAVDNPFPYQRTLIPSTNLATQIARTLNCSPIQEAALSLALFHSSNPETVRSAEALGRSCLGELIQSYIDLEPSQTNQEGSLNSVSPELLQHILSLVSHGKHRELGLSDTTYGKFLQQLCRDFPRDRVPLILAPLLYSEDSEISAESVKLNSQALLRSSVMDTAWARLVMEIGYTFTASLEDCKNHLLKVGGREISAQDVAKIISSMCLTHASLSESSINLPTPSSFWPQGSDPGGKGKDGQSGGSGGENSTWKPEIFVQALKEVVPGLNWKDVCLALDHPEFLIKDRPGLSLLLSIVKMGIQSNGLGQHFPVECVYQRWTNVEGQLSLITMILKCPDLYSFADHIYTSVSVDLLKTPPETDNKEVASWMSLHLVDVLLYIADNGFYAQAMEIFKIPIQLCPDILFMALLQINPPVTVSRQELFTTLIPIFLGNHPNSGTILHHAWNNTNFNHSLRHIILHSMSEWYLRGENDQSRLSRILDVAQDLKALSNLLNVRSFIFIIDLACLASRREYLKLEKWLADKIREHGEPFVKTIIKFLQRRCPQIMVGKFADEQIPKSAQLPPETLSTILTCLQACVGNVSQEVAEIIMGMAQYNLLLTSKTRAQQAPQQPQPPPPGVLRPHRGLDAPFNASALGGQIFPGPSVESLSGLASNMAGLNLGAPGNSAFSFGSALGNLVSTPASPSRLLAGPSNSPFPLMSMPPSAPVGNIGRLPQTPTGDKLTLPNAGQTSFPEIGCQQVSKEVEDEANSYFQRIYNHPPHNNLSIDEVLDMLQRFKDSPIRRECDVYQCMLRNLFEEYKFFPQYPDKELQITAQLFGGMVERNLVTTYVALGLALRCVLDALKKQEGSKMYYFGITALDRFKNKLHLYPKYCEYVHSIPHFDQFPPHLIEYIEYGAQGQEPPNKTLGPGPLPASITQLLPGPSVVPGGNPLYRSNSVTGTSNLTAVVAPPPAKVNLGTQIPSTTQPPRVKSIANATNIDTLLVATQDGEEKIITPPDAMQDKTAFIFNNLSQINLQQKCEEIKDILQKDYYAWLAQYLVLKRASIEVNFHVLYSNFLDALKILEINKLVTKETFRNIKVLLRSDKGIANFSDRSLLKNLGHWLGMMTLGRNKPILQLDIDMKSLLVEAYNKGQQELLYVVPFVAKVLESCAKSKVFKPPNPWTMAIMNVLAELHQEPDLKLNLKFEIEVLCKNLNIDVTDLKPAVYLKDPERAQNIEYQLSQPKPAKELQPAMAVMQQVAEEMVTTGPAGSPAIPAMDPSLAVTGPPEPRFHYSDINISSFACINQHVTYSPNIGLLHTHPHLKQIVKTALERTITDWITPVVERSVKIASKTCEQIIKKDFALDSDEMRMRTASHNLARNLAAGMAMITCRDQLMQNIQNNIKTAFMTTLSPTQKDVADAAANQLAADNMELVSAFIQKTAIEKVVPEMDKLLATEYDMRKLARQEGRRYCDASVLTYQAERMPERIRLSVGGVSLSQLAVYEEFARNIPGFQPITERDNALFAPKLEPIPQQPQVPQFTAAAVTPDEIGVLYDELASKMEAFLNTAVNMPQLQVHLNNMHTLLECLIIARRSRDNLTACNLLNKSVEGIMDGLMNIPDHIEQIKLYRDIHLRVMRLLQDPRAFGPVWTNKAITRYMLECREEIRYNVEAVDLLISSNFVNMPQYDMMLMQLMDNGSNYMAVMFAMQLVQTYIIDERPNSVITENDLLNTIDLLARLSVHSRAPEGLAHLIEMLRSNHDPNTFLVDRAFAGPTSYIHSGIIQARATDIEDPPGFADRTEYLLKDWITIYHTQAAGRDPIKAFSIFVNKMNVYGILKGDEPLTRFFRHATQCCIDLTYRNMTDPTSKTKIFQWIDAYVRLIALLVKHSGESGNSSTKLNLLNKVLGIVVGILLQDQEVHGTTFQQLGYHRIFIMLFLELSAHDPVLENISLSVITAFCHTFHILRPSLAPGFCYSWLELISHRVFIGRILASIPQQKGWSMYSQLLIDLFKYLAPFLRNAELAKPVQHLYKGTLRVLLVLLHDFPEFLCDYHFGFCDVIPPNCIQMRNLILSAYPRNMRLPDPFTPNLKVDMLTDIGGAPRIFTNYAAAITPSSFKKDLDSYLKARSPVTFLSELRSNLQISNEPGSRYNIPLMNALVLYVGTQAIAHIRSSKNVCPTMTTIVHSAHMDIFQNLAVDLDNEGRYLFLNAIANQLRYPNSHTHYFSCAILYLFVEANSEAIQEQITRVLLERLIVNRPHPWGLLITFIELIKNPSYKFWDHDFVHCAPEIEKLFESVANSCMVVKSKSQQQMPNVESEIAECN, from the exons TTGGTGAAAGACTTTGGATTAGAAGCCGATCGACATTTGCTGCGTTGTTTGTTTTCTACGATAGACTTCTCCGGTGTCGCAACTGGAGACGCCTTAGTGGACCATTCTcggaacagcagcagcagcagcagtagcagtagtgGTACCAGCAGTAGTATCAACAGTAGTTTCCAGCCGCATATTCGTCTTCTGCTAAGAGAACTTCTTGGACTGCTGACTAAACCGCAGCTGGTGGGGAACATTTGCCAAGCGGTAGACAATCCGTTTCCGTATCAAAGG ACATTAATACCATCGACCAATCTAGCTACTCAAATAGCCAGAACTCTCAACTGTTCACCGATTCAGGAAGCCGCTCTATCACTAGCCCTATTCCATTCGTCGAACCCGGAAACAGTGCGCAGCGCGGAAGCTCTAGGCCGTAGCTGCTTGGGTGAGCTTATCCAGTCTTACATCGACCTTG AACCCAGCCAAACAAACCAGGAAGGAAGCCTCAATAGCGTCTCACCTGAGCTCCTGCAGCATATCCTCTCGCTCGTTTCGCACGGCAAGCACCGGGAACTCGGTCTGTCGGATACTACCTACGGGAAATTTTTGCAGCAACTTTGTCGTGACTTTCCGCGGGATCGTGTCCCGCTGATTCTTGCCCCACTCCTTTACTCAGAGGATTCGGAAATCTCTGCCGAATCGGTCAAACTAAATTCGCAAGCCCTGCTGCGTTCGTCGGTGATGGACACGGCCTGGGCCAGACTAGTAATGGAAATCGGTTACACTTTTACGGCCTCGCTCGAGGACTGTAAGAACCATCTCCTGAAGGTCGGCGGGAGAGAGATTTCAGCGCAAGATGTAGCAAAAATAATTTCATCAATGTGCTTGACACATGCGTCATTATCGGAAAGCAGCATCAATTTACCAACCCCTAGTAGCTTTTGGCCACAGGGAAGTGATCCTGGAGGCAAAGGAAAAGATGGCCAGAGTGGTGGTTCTGGCGGAGAGAATAGCACTTGGAAGCCGGAAATTTTCGTGCAGGCGTTGAAGGAGGTAGTTCCGGGTCTGAACTGGAAAGATGTTTGCTTGGCACTGGATCATCCTGAGTTTTTGATAAAGGATCGTCCGGGACTGTCTCTGCTGTTGTCGATTGTGAAGATGGGAATCCAATCGAATGGATTAGGGCAACATTTTCCAGTTGAATGCGTTTATCAGCGTTGGACCAACGTAGAGGGTCAGTTGTCGCTGAttacgatgattttgaagtgTCCGGATTTGTACTCCTTTGCTGATCACATCTACACAAGCGTTTCGGTTGATCTGCTGAAGACTCCTCCGGAGACGGATAACAAAGAGGTGGCTTCTTGGATGTCATTACATTTGGTGGACGTTTTACTGTACATTGCCGATAACGGATTCTACGCACAGGCGATGGAGATATTCAAGATTCCAATTCAATTATGTCCGGACATTCTGTTTATGGCATTGCTACAGATAAATCCCCCGGTTACGGTGTCGCGCCAGGAACTGTTTACGACGTTGATTCCAATCTTTTTGGGAAACCATCCGAATTCGGGAACTATTCTACATCATGCTTGGAACAACACCAATTTCAACCATTCGTTACgacatataattttgcattcAATGAGCGAATGGTATCTTCGTGGTGAAAACGATCAATCACGTTTGTCTAGAATTCTGGACGTCGCTCAAGATTTGAAGGCATTATCCAACTTGCTGAATGTAAGGTCATTTATTTTCATCATCGATTTGGCATGCTTGGCTTCCCGACGGGAGTATCTGAAGCTAGAAAAATGGTTAGCGGATAAGATTCGCGAACATGGGGAACCCTTCGTGAAGACTATCATTAAGTTTTTGCAACGCCGCTGTCCGCAAATCATGGTAGGAAAGTTCGCCGATGAGCAAATTCCGAAGTCTGCTCAATTGCCACCAGAAACGCTGAGTACAATTTTGACTTGCTTGCAAGCTTGTGTTGGAAACGTAAGCCAAGAAGTGGCAGAGATAATCATGGGAATGGCCCAGTATAATTTGCTACTGACTAGCAAAACACGGGCTCAACAGGCTCCTCAACAACCACAGCCACCACCACCCGGTGTTCTGAGACCTCATCGTGGACTTGATGCTCCTTTCAATGCATCGGCTCTTGGAGGACAGATTTTCCCAGGACCGTCCGTTGAGTCATTATCTGGTTTAGCTAGCAACATGGCTGGTTTGAACCTCGGAGCTCCCGGCAACAGCGCATTCAGCTTTGGTAGTGCGCTTGGCAATCTGGTTTCAACGCCAGCTTCTCCTTCTAGACTGCTGGCTGGTCCATCTAACAGTCCTTTTCCGTTAATGTCGATGCCGCCGTCTGCTCCTGTCGGAAACATAGGACGTTTACCACAAACGCCTACAGGAGACAAACTTACTTTGCCGAATGCCGGTCAGACATCGTTCCCGGAGATCGGCTGTCAGCAGGTGTCGAAGGAAGTAGAAGACGAAGCTAATAGCTATTTCCAGAGAATTTACAATCATCCACCACACAACAATTTGTCCATCGATGAAGTTCTAGATATGTTGCAGCGTTTCAAAGACTCCCCAATTCGGCGCGAATGTGACGTCTACCAATGCATGCTACGCAATCTTTTCGAGGAATACAAGTTCTTCCCACAGTACCCTGATAAGGAACTGCAAATCACAGCACAATTGTTTGGTGGCATGGTAGAGAGGAACTTAGTCACTACTTATGTTGCCTTGGGATTGGCTCTCCGGTGCGTGTTGGATGCTCTGAAGAAACAAGAAGGATCAAAGATGTATTACTTTGGTATCACCGCGTTGGATCGCTTCAAGAATAAGCTACATCTTTATCCAAAGTACTGCGAGTATGTTCATTCAATTCCACATTTCGATCAGTTTCCACCCCACCTAATTGAATACATTGAATATGGTGCTCAAGGACAGGAACCACCGAATAAAACGCTCGGCCCGGGACCACTACCGGCGTCGATAACGCAACTTTTACCAGGACCTTCGGTTGTACCAGGGGGTAATCCACTCTACCGCAGTAATTCCGTCACGGGAACAAGCAACTTGACCGCGGTAGTAGCACCACCTCCAGCGAAGGTAAATTTGGGGACACAAATCCCCTCAACTACTCAACCACCACGCGTCAAATCAATTGCCAATGCTACAAACATTGACACTCTTCTGGTCGCCACTCAAGATGGAGAGGAAAAGATAATTACGCCACCCGATGCTATGCAGGACAAAACCgcctttatcttcaacaatttGAGTCAGATAAATCTACAGCAAAAGTGTGAAGAGATCAAGGACATACTTCAAAAAGATTATTACGCTTGGCTGGCTCAGTATTTGGTACTGAAGCGAGCATCCattgaagtgaacttccatgtTCTCTATTCAAACTTTTTGGATGCACTAAAGATATTGGAGATAAATAAGTTGGTGACTAAAGAAACTTTTCGCAATATCAAGGTTCTGTTGCGGTCAGATAAAGGAATCGCCAACTTTTCCGATCGCAGCTTATTGAAAAACCTTGGTCACTGGCTTGGAATGATGACTCTAGGACGCAATAAACCAATTCTGCAGTTGGACATTGATATGAAATCGTTGCTCGTGGAGGCGTACAATAAGGGTCAGCAGGAACTACTGTATGTGGTTCCATTCGTCGCCAAAGTGCTGGAATCCTGTGCTAAGAGCAAGGTGTTCAAACCGCCGAATCCTTGGACTATGGCCATAATGAACGTGTTGGCCGAGTTGCATCAAGAGCCGGATCTTAAGCTGAATCTTAAGTTTGAAATCGAAGTGTTATGCAAAAATCTAAACATCGACGTAACAGATTTGAAACCCGCTGTCTATTTGAAGGATCCGGAGCGTGCTCAGAACATCGAATATCAGCTTTCGCAGCCGAAACCGGCTAAGGAGTTACAGCCTGCTATGGCAGTCATGCAACAAGTTGCTGAGGAAATGGTAACTACAGGACCGGCTGGTTCACCAGCCATCCCAGCGATGGATCCATCGTTGGCAGTTACAGGTCCGCCAGAGCCACGTTTCCACTATTCAGATATAAACATCTCTAGCTTCGCGTGTATCAATCAACATGTAACGTATTCGCCAAACATCGGTCTACTTCACACGCATCCCCACTTGAAGCAGATCGTGAAAACCGCTCTGGAACGAACCATAACCGATTGGATCACACCAGTTGTTGAGCGCAGCGTTAAAATCGCCTCGAAAACGTGTgagcaaattatcaaaaaggaCTTCGCTCTGGACTCTGATGAGATGCGAATGCGTACAGCATCCCACAATCTTGCTCGTAATTTGGCGGCTGGTATGGCCATGATTACTTGCCGCGACCAGTTGATGCAAAACATTCAGAACAATATCAAAACCGCCTTCATGACCACGTTAAGTCCCACCCAAAAAGACGTTGCGGATGCGGCAGCAAATCAGCTAGCTGCGGACAACATGGAACTGGTCTCAGCATTCATCCAGAAAACCGCCATTGAGAAAGTGGTTCCCGAAATGGACAAACTTCTAGCGACCGAGTACGATATGCGCAAACTTGCCCGCCAAGAGGGACGCCGATATTGCGATGCTAGCGTATTGACCTACCAGGCCGAGCGAATGCCGGAGCGAATCCGTTTGAGCGTCGGAGGTGTGTCGCTCAGTCAGCTGGCAGTCTACGAAGAGTTTGCGAGAAACATTCCGGGCTTCCAGCCGATTACCGAGCGGGATAATGCGCTTTTTGCGCCCAAGTTG GAACCGATACCTCAACAACCACAGGTGCCGCAGTTTACGGCTGCCGCTGTCACTCCGGATGAAATTGGCGTTCTTTATGATGAGTTAGCTAGCAAGATGGAAGCGTTTCTCAACACTGCCGTTAATATGCCGCAGTTACAG GTTCACCTCAACAACATGCATACCTTGCTGGAGTGCCTCATTATTGCTCGTCGTTCCCGGGATAATCTAACCGCGTGCAATCTGCTGAACAAATCGGTCGAGGGTATAATGGATGGTCTGATGAATATTCCGGACCATATCGAGCAAATTAAACTATACCGAGACATTCATTTGCGTGTGATGCGCCTGCTGCAAGATCCTCGGGCCTTCGGGCCGGTGTGGACGAACAAGGCTATCACTCGTTATATGCTCGAATGTCGCGAAGAAATTCGCTACAACGTGGAAGCGGTTGATTTGCTCATTTCGTCAAATTTTGTCAACATGCCACAGTACGATATGATGCTGATGCAGCTGATGGACAATGGCAGCAACTATATGGCCGTCATGTTTGCAATGCAGTTAGTTCAAACTTATATCATCGATGAACGCCCCAATTCGGTTATAACCGAGAACGATTTGTTGAATACAATCGATCTGCTAGCTAGGCTGTCTGTTCACTCCCGTGCTCCGGAAGGACTGGCCCATCTGATTGAAATGTTACGCTCGAACCATGACCCCAATACGTTCCTGGTGGATCGCGCATTCGCTGGACCGACGTCGTACATCCACTCGGGAATTATTCAAGCTAGG GCAACCGACATTGAGGATCCACCAGGTTTTGCCGACAGAACCGAGTATCTATTGAAAGATTGGATCACTATTTATCACACTCAGGCAGCCGGTCGGGACCCAATTAAAGCCTTCAGTATCTTCGTGAACAAAATGAATGTGTACGGAATTCTGAAAGGCGATGAGCCGTTAACACGATTCTTCCGTCACGCAACACAGTGTTGCATCGATCTGACTTACCGGAATATGACTGATCCAACTTCGAAGACTAAGATATTCCAGTGGATCGATGCGTACGTGCGGTTGATTGCCCTACTTGTGAAACATTCTGGAGAGAGTGGCAATTCGAGCACCAAACTGAATTTGTTGAACAAG GTACTTGGCATCGTAGTTGGAATATTACTACAGGATCAGGAAGTGCACGGTACAACCTTCCAACAACTTGGCTACCACCGAATTTTCATCATGCTATTTCTGGAACTGAGTGCCCATGATCCAGTGCTGGAGAACATCAGCTTGAGCGTGATCACAGCATTCTGTCACACGTTCCACATTTTAAGACCATCTTTGGCTCCGGGATTCTGCTACTCCTGGTTGGAATTAATCTCCCATCGCGTGTTCATTGGTCGCATTCTTGCATCGATACCTCAACAAAAGGGATGGTCTATGTACTCGCAATTGCTTATCGACCTCTTCAAATATCTAGCGCCGTTCCTGCGGAATGCAGAACTAGCAAAACCAGTACAGCATCTCTACAAAGGAACATTGCGTGTGTTATTGGTGCTACTGCACGATTTCCCTGAATTTCTATGCGATTATCACTTTGGTTTCTGTGATGTGATCCCTCCGAATTGCATTCAAATGAGAAATCTCATTCTGTCAGCCTATCCGAGGAATATGCGACTGCCCGATCCGTTTACACCTAACTTGAAG GTTGACATGCTAACCGACATTGGAGGAGCACCCAGAATCTTCACTAACTATGCTGCAGCTATAACGCCTAGCAGCTTCAAAAAAGATTTAGACTCGTATCTGAAAGCACGTTCGCCGGTAACGTTCTTGTCTGAGCTCCGCAGCAATTTGCAGATTTCGAATGAACCTGGCTCTCGTTATAACATCCCGCTGATGAATGCCTTGGTTCTGTACGTCGGAACTCAGGCAATCGCTCACATTCG CAGTTCGAAAAATGTGTGTCCCACGATGACTACCATCGTGCACAGTGCTCACATGGACATCTTCCAGAATCTTGCGGTAGATCTGGACAATGAAGGTCGCTACCTATTCCTGAATGCGATTGCCAATCAGCTGCGCTACCCGAATAGTCATACGCACTACTTCAGCTGTGCAATTCTGTACCTCTTCGTGGAGGCCAATTCGGAGGCGATACAG GAACAAATCACGCGCGTTCTGCTGGAACGGCTGATCGTCAATCGTCCTCACCCGTGGGGTCTGCTGATTACGTTCATAGAGCTCATCAAGAATCCATCATACAAGTTCTGGGACCATGATTTTGTTCACTGCGCGCCGGAAATCGAAAA GTTATTCGAATCAGTAGCCAATTCATGCATGGTGGTTAAATCTAAGAGTCAGCAACAGATGCCGAATGTGGAATCGGAAATTGCGGAATGCAATTAG